Part of the SAR324 cluster bacterium genome, GTTGAATAGGACTCTTCAAATCGTTCCACATCATCAAAACCGAGGTATTCACCCTGTTGAATTTCAAGTACCTGAAGCGATATTTTGCCTGAGTTACCGAGACGGTGGGTGATGGTCCTAGGAATATGGATCGATTCATTTTCTGTAAGTATGTGGGTTTCCTGACCACGAATAACGTCAGCAGCCCCCCGCACAATTACCCAATGCTCACTACGATGTCGATGGCGCTGACTGGATATGTATCTTCCTGGTTCTATCTCAAGAAGCCTCACTCGATAAACGCTGCTCTCAAGCAAAGTGGTAGCGCTGCCCCAAGGTCTCAATACTCTCGTGTGGAACTTATATTCATGCCGATCACTTTCCTTCAGAGTGTCCACTAGATGCTTTACGTCTTGGGAACGGGATAAATCACAGACAAGGAGTGCATCATCCGTTTCGACGATGATCAGGTTCTCTACTCCAATACTCGTGACCAGTTTTTTTGTGCTGAAGATTAAAGAATTGGTGGTCTCATGGGAAATGACATTTCCACGGAGGACATTCCCGTTCTCATCTTTTTCAGAAACTTGGTAAATGCTCTCCCAACTTCCAAGATCACTCCACCCCATTTCAACAGGAAGGACTGTTACACGGTTGGAACGTTCCATTACGGCATAATCGACCGAAATGTTGGGGGACTGTTCAAAAAGTTTGTCCACCTCTTCATCATTCTGCAGATCTGTGGAAGGCTCTGCTTCAATGAATAATTTCGCCAATTCAGGTGCGCAACTGGCAAATTCCTGCTTCCAGGTTCGGATTGAGGCCATGAAAATTCCTGCATTCCAAGTATACTGCGAGGAAGCAACAAACTTTTCGGCTCTCTCCTGACTCGGCTTTTCCAGAAATTTCTCAACTTTGAAGCCTGGTCCACAAGGTTCACCCGCACAAATATAACCATAGCCTGTTTCAGGGTGATCCGGCTTAATCCCAAAGGTTACTATGAAACCTTCCTCTGCAAGCTGCTGAGCTTGAAGAAGTGCTTCTTGGAAGTGATCTGGAGCTTGAATGAGATGGTCTGCTGCAAGAATCACTACCGGCTCATCAGCTTCCACATCCTTCAATGTTGATATACCCCATAGCAGTGCTGGAGCAGTGTTCTTAGCTTGTGGCTCCAGCAATACTTGATGCTCTTTCAGATTAGGGATCACCTGCTCCATTTGCTGTCGCAGTTCAAATTCATGGGTGGCAGAGCCGATGACAACAATTTTCTCAGGTGGAACAATGGGATCAAGTCTTCGACAAGTATCCTGAAGAAGAGACTCATGGGATGATCCTAAGTTCAGAAACTGCTTCGGACTCATTGTTCTACTGTAGGGCCAAAGCCGAGTTCCACTTCCCCCTGCGAGTATCATGGCAATCATTCAGACACTCCTTATTCTGATTTTCTTGAAATGCACTTGATTCTGCAAAAATTGTGGCAGGCAATATAGGACTCTATTTCCCATTGATAGGGTCTTGAAAGATTGAAAGCTTCCAAAACCATCACACAAATAGGGTTACAATATGGATCATTTTGAAATTGCGATTATCGGGGCTGGTATTTCAGGTTTGATGGCGGCAACTTACCTTGCTAAAAAAGGGAAAAAATCGGTTCTTTTCGATAAAGGAAGAGGACCTGGTGGTAGAATGAGCACTAGGCGTTTTGGCGAATTCAGGCTGGATCATGGTGCACAATTTTTTACAGTTCGCAATCCTCGTTTCCAGAAGTACGTCCAGAGTTGGGAAAAAGCTGGGGTGGCAAAAGTCTGGTGCAAGGGGTTTTCTGGTACTGGAGATGGACATCCAAGATTTCGTGGCACTGAAGGAATGAACTCCATACCAAAATGGCTGGCAGGCCAACTTGATGTCAGAACAGGTCACAAAGTGAAAGCTGTCCAATTCTTCAACAAATCATGGCATTTAGATTTTGAAGAATCCCCAAGCGTTTCTGCAGATCAACTCTTGATGACTTCTCCCGTGCCCCAAACCATCGCTCTTCTTGAAGCTGGACAGGTAGAACTCGCATCTTCCACAAGGAAATTTCTTAGTTTGATTTCTTATAATCCATGCATTGCGATGATGGTTATCCCCAAACATCCTTTATCTATGCCGGAAAATGGAGGATGGCAAATCAATGAAGAGCCAATGCAATTTGTTGCAGACAATCAGCTCAAGGGGCTTCCAAATCCAGGTCAAGCTCTGACTTTTCACTTAGGTCCCGAAGCAAGTACTGAACATTGGGAAAGTGAGCCTGAGAAGCTGAGTGAGTTAGTCAGAGGAGAGTTGAGAAGAAGAGGTAAAGAGCTTGAGATCAAGGACATTCAAATACACCACTGGCGCTACAGCCAGCCGGCTAGAATTCATGATGAGTCTTGTCTAGTGGCCGAGGGTGTCCCGAATTTAGTTTTTGCAGGAGACGCTTTTGCAGGGTCAAAGATTGAAGGAGCCGTATTATCTGGCTTGTCAGCTGCTCAGGCTATTGGCGTCTGAGAAATTCTAACTCGCCAGAATCCAATGAAAACTGTGAGTGTAATTCAGTTATTTTTTGCTGGGGCCGACTCAGTAGGAACGGCATTTTGAGGATTATCCACCCCCTGCGTAGGATTCGTGGAGGGTGCTAGGGCCGGTGCTGCCGTTTGTTCTAAATCTTTCGATGGAACTTCCTCTTCATTTGAAGGGATAACTATTCCATCCAATGGGATTTGGTTGTCTGTGGTTGGTAAAACTGTCTCCTCCACTCCTGGAACGACTGGGACTGCTTTAATATCCCGGACAACGGATTCTCTAGCTTTTTCGGAAGAAAGTAATGCCAAAACCAGAGAAGTTAGCATGAACAGAACAGCAACCACTGTAGTTGCTTTGCCAATTCCACTCATTTCTGATCTAGTTGACTGTGATTGCCCTACCCCCCCAAAAGCTGCACCTAATTCTGCACCCCTCCCTGACTGCATGAGCACGAAGAAGATGATGAGCAAACAAACGAAAACATGAAGAATTAAAACCAAAGAAAACATGGGTATGAATCCAGATCAGTTTTGAGCAGAGAGGATGATGCTTTTGAAGTCTTCCAGTTGAAGGCTAGCACCTCCTACTAAAGCTCCGTCTATATCAGATTTTGCGAGTAGCTCAGGGGCGTTACTGCCCTTGACACTTCCTCCATAGAGTATTGGAATTTCTGTGGCTACAGCAGCGTTTGTAAGGCCAACGAGTTGTCCCCTGATGAATTGATGCATCTCATTAGCTTGATCAGGAGTGGCTGTTTTACCCGTACCGATTGCCCAAACTGGCTCATAAGCAACGATGCACCTGCGGAGGTCATCAAGAGCAATATCTTTTAATCCTTCAGCAAGTTGATTACCTGTAACAGATTGTTCCTCCCCAGCTTCTCGCTCTTCCAAAGTTTCTCCAATGCAAAGAATTGGATGTATTGCTGACTGGAGCAGTCTTTTGACCTTCTTGTTGACGAGTTCGTTGTCTTCCTGAAAATATTGACGTCGTTCAGAATGTCCCACTAGGCAATACTGTACGCCACATTCCCGCAACTGCTCCACCGAGATCTCCCCCGTAAAAGCTCCCGAGACTTCATGGTGGACGTTTTGGGAACCGATTCCAATATTTGAATTCTGGGCGGATTCTTCCAAAGTGTGGAGAAATGTATAGGGAACACAAAGTACTATCTTTGCCGAAGTGCTAATTTTCGACAAACCAGCAACCATATTGGACAATAATCCCTTACTTCCATTCATTTTCCAGTTGCCAGCAATCATTGGCTTTGGCAAGCACACCTCATTTAACAATTTTCTTAGACAATTATTGTTTTTGGTAAAGTTCAAAACTCTTATTCATAAATCTTGATTTCTCAAGTCTTTTCAGATCCATCACTGCTTTCATACCAAAGAACTACCAAGCTATTTCTTCTCCATCCCAGGCATAAAAACCGCCTCTGGGCTTCTTTTCGTTATTTTTGATTACCTCCAGGAGGCAATTGACACTGTAGTCAATGCTAAAAAGTTTTTCAGGCGCCACATTTTTGCTGAAAGGCTCACTGAGCCTAGTACTGATAGTCCCAGGATGAAGAGCCAGGACTTTTGTATTTGGATTTGTCCGATGAAACTCGATTGCAATGTTGCTAATCATCATGTTTAACATTGCCTTCGATCCCCTGTAACTGTATCAACCACCCATGCGGTTATCTTCAATGCTTCCGACTCTTGCTGAAATTGCTGAAAAAACAGATGGTTGCTCATGCTTGAGCAGCTTCTGGAAATATTTTGCAAGCAGTAATGTTGGTAAGGCATTCATTTTAGCTGATTCAAGTAGCTGGTTGGCATTAATCTGGCGCAAACTTTTTTCAGGCCCCTGTTCAGCGTTGTGAAGATAGCCAACGCAATTGATGACTAGATCTAATTTATTGGTCTCTTGGCTGACCATTTTGGAAACATTGCTAACATCTTCCTCACGTGTACTGTCGGCAAGAATAGGAATCAACACTTGGGGATTATTTGAAGCTAAATCCAGCAGTTCTTTGGCGGTTTCGGTACTTCGATAAGTTGCAAAAATTTTTTGAGGGGCCTGACTCAACAATTGCTTCACAAAACCAAGCCCCAAGCCACGATTCCCACCATTAATTAAAATCTCAACGAAGTTTTCGTACATCTTAAGTACCTTTTAGTAATTTCTGATTACTCATCACATTTGAAATTGGTTAATTTTCAAGAGAGTTATAAAGAGCCAAGTAACTGTTGTAGCGTAAGGGATGAATTTGTCCGGCGTCCAAAGACGCTAAAACAGCGCAGTTGGGTTCATGACGATGGGAACAACTACTGAAGTGACAATTTTCGCGAACGTCAAATTCGACAAAATACTGATCCAACTCAGCTTGTTCTACATCCCAAGGTCTCAATTCCCGGACTCCCGGGGTATCAACAAGAAAACCACCTTCGGGCAAAGGGAACATCTCAGCCAAAGTAGTCGTATGACGCCCCTTTCCAACTTTTTGATTAACAGCACCAATTCTGATTTCCCAATCTGGATAGAGAGCTTTTGCCAAAGATGATTTCCCTACCCCAGAATGCCCAGCCAAAACTGAAATTTTGTTTTTCAACGAATCTCTAACCTCTTCAATACCAATCCCTTGCTTCGCGCTGATTCCCATAACTCTGTAGCCCAAATCATTGTAAAGGCCTCGAATCAATAAAAACTCAGCTTCTGAACCCAGATCAGTTTTATTCAGTATCAGGATTGGTTCTAAGTCTCCTCGAAGGCCAGCAACTAAAAGCCGATCAACAACACCATTACGAAAATCTGGTTTTTTTAGGGAAGCTATGATCATGATTTGGTCCGCATTCGCTACGATCACCTGTTCCAGTTGTCGTTCAGGGATATGTCTCGAAAGCCGACTTTTTCTAGGAAGGATCTTGTGGATCCAACCTGCGTCTT contains:
- a CDS encoding mannose-1-phosphate guanylyltransferase/mannose-6-phosphate isomerase: MIAMILAGGSGTRLWPYSRTMSPKQFLNLGSSHESLLQDTCRRLDPIVPPEKIVVIGSATHEFELRQQMEQVIPNLKEHQVLLEPQAKNTAPALLWGISTLKDVEADEPVVILAADHLIQAPDHFQEALLQAQQLAEEGFIVTFGIKPDHPETGYGYICAGEPCGPGFKVEKFLEKPSQERAEKFVASSQYTWNAGIFMASIRTWKQEFASCAPELAKLFIEAEPSTDLQNDEEVDKLFEQSPNISVDYAVMERSNRVTVLPVEMGWSDLGSWESIYQVSEKDENGNVLRGNVISHETTNSLIFSTKKLVTSIGVENLIIVETDDALLVCDLSRSQDVKHLVDTLKESDRHEYKFHTRVLRPWGSATTLLESSVYRVRLLEIEPGRYISSQRHRHRSEHWVIVRGAADVIRGQETHILTENESIHIPRTITHRLGNSGKISLQVLEIQQGEYLGFDDVERFEESYSTRVQDFDH
- the tpiA gene encoding triose-phosphate isomerase is translated as MPKPMIAGNWKMNGSKGLLSNMVAGLSKISTSAKIVLCVPYTFLHTLEESAQNSNIGIGSQNVHHEVSGAFTGEISVEQLRECGVQYCLVGHSERRQYFQEDNELVNKKVKRLLQSAIHPILCIGETLEEREAGEEQSVTGNQLAEGLKDIALDDLRRCIVAYEPVWAIGTGKTATPDQANEMHQFIRGQLVGLTNAAVATEIPILYGGSVKGSNAPELLAKSDIDGALVGGASLQLEDFKSIILSAQN
- a CDS encoding SDR family NAD(P)-dependent oxidoreductase; the protein is MYENFVEILINGGNRGLGLGFVKQLLSQAPQKIFATYRSTETAKELLDLASNNPQVLIPILADSTREEDVSNVSKMVSQETNKLDLVINCVGYLHNAEQGPEKSLRQINANQLLESAKMNALPTLLLAKYFQKLLKHEQPSVFSAISARVGSIEDNRMGG
- the secG gene encoding preprotein translocase subunit SecG; the encoded protein is MFSLVLILHVFVCLLIIFFVLMQSGRGAELGAAFGGVGQSQSTRSEMSGIGKATTVVAVLFMLTSLVLALLSSEKARESVVRDIKAVPVVPGVEETVLPTTDNQIPLDGIVIPSNEEEVPSKDLEQTAAPALAPSTNPTQGVDNPQNAVPTESAPAKNN
- the rsgA gene encoding ribosome small subunit-dependent GTPase A, giving the protein MLQKGIVRKRTRSFYYVDCEGETRLCRVKGNLFQESRYDEKIAVGDQVEIDLDASEDAGWIHKILPRKSRLSRHIPERQLEQVIVANADQIMIIASLKKPDFRNGVVDRLLVAGLRGDLEPILILNKTDLGSEAEFLLIRGLYNDLGYRVMGISAKQGIGIEEVRDSLKNKISVLAGHSGVGKSSLAKALYPDWEIRIGAVNQKVGKGRHTTTLAEMFPLPEGGFLVDTPGVRELRPWDVEQAELDQYFVEFDVRENCHFSSCSHRHEPNCAVLASLDAGQIHPLRYNSYLALYNSLEN
- a CDS encoding FAD-dependent oxidoreductase — its product is MDHFEIAIIGAGISGLMAATYLAKKGKKSVLFDKGRGPGGRMSTRRFGEFRLDHGAQFFTVRNPRFQKYVQSWEKAGVAKVWCKGFSGTGDGHPRFRGTEGMNSIPKWLAGQLDVRTGHKVKAVQFFNKSWHLDFEESPSVSADQLLMTSPVPQTIALLEAGQVELASSTRKFLSLISYNPCIAMMVIPKHPLSMPENGGWQINEEPMQFVADNQLKGLPNPGQALTFHLGPEASTEHWESEPEKLSELVRGELRRRGKELEIKDIQIHHWRYSQPARIHDESCLVAEGVPNLVFAGDAFAGSKIEGAVLSGLSAAQAIGV